In the Arachis ipaensis cultivar K30076 chromosome B10, Araip1.1, whole genome shotgun sequence genome, one interval contains:
- the LOC107622992 gene encoding something about silencing protein 10 isoform X1 has protein sequence MGKKGGGKSFPKNKKAIKNDKKSSRHPFSADDMDDEIDAFNKQRDIIPLDVNADAEESDEDDEVPVFDKGIDDSEDEDFDDDEEEDNEDADDDLSKMIRQRKYLRAKFGTGEDDMHDDEEEEDEDNKLTWGGKRFAHGAENRNFELQSSDDEDPKEEEKLALQQQKDKAKYYTMEDYGLVDISEGKDDEIMTFEDASDKGKGAVRSPDRDITFTVEDLKALSKEEQMNILHRSAPDLVGWLSELNEAHEQLEAKVNPFLSKAKAGELDMKGVVRYFELKQLLLLSYCQAITFYLLLKSEGQPVHDHPVMGRLEEIKNLLDQIKQLDTELPFELEDILKGNNGLEPVLKNAPTTIDSFSMEPSVFAKSQEEVSQKSVETEKFQSLKDTVQKARKDEHQKASIGVQSLEMLKVRASLEEKLKQKGLYSSIAPKSSGALKRSRPVNGRLETYDDFVDDTADVKGAAGLVNGSNKVAQYLNANLKKPKVISGDDDLPKRDDIGERRRKHELRVMAGAGVQNEDDNGGDYDDEVGRRGSDDDTNEEDDFDSGDSENEFYKQVEQQRNAKLAAKAQVYSRKSGVVPSMPETIEGKRQITSQMAKNRGLTRIRNKAKKNPRKNYKLKHQKALKKRQGQVQSIRKPTGPYGGEATGINPFVSRSIRFKD, from the exons ATGGGGAAGAAAGGAGGGGGGAAAAGTTTCCCTAAGAATAAAAAAGCCATAAAAAACGATAAGAAGAGTTCCCGGCATCCTTTTTCAGCTGATGACATGGACGACGAGATTGATGCCT TCAATAAGCAGAGAGATATCATCCCACTTGACGTGAATGCTGATGCTGAAGAGTCGGACGAAGATGATGAAGTCCCTGTTTTTGATAAG GGTATTGATGATAGTGAAGATGAAGACTTTGACgacgatgaggaggaggacaATGAGGATGCTGATGATGATTTGTCGAAAA TGATTAGGCAAAGAAAATATTTACGTGCAAAGTTTGGCACGGGTGAGGATGATATGCATGATGatgaagaggaggaggatgaagatAATAAGCTTACTTGGGGAGGAAAGAGGTTTGCTCATGGTGCTGAGAACCGTAATTTTGAG cTACAATCGAGTGATGATGAGGACccaaaagaagaggaaaaattgGCATTACAACAACAGAAGGATAAAGCAAAATATTATACAATGGAGGACTATGGCCTTGTTGATATTAGTGAAGGCAAGGACGATGAGATAATGACTTTCGAG GATGCATCAGACAAAGGAAAGGGGGCAGTAAGGTCACCAGATAGAGATATAACTTTCACTGTTGAGGATCTGAAAGCTTTGTCAAAGGAGGAGCAAATGAATATACTTCATAG GTCCGCTCCAGATTTAGTTGGTTGGTTGTCAGAACTAAATGAGGCACATGAACAGCTTGAAGCAAAAGTTAACCCATTCTTAAGCAAG GCTAAAGCAGGGGAATTGGATATGAAAGGTGTTGTGCGTTACTTTGAGTTGAAGCAGCTTCTTTTGTTGTCATATTGCCAAGCTATAACTTTCTACCTTCTCCTCAAGTCTGAAGGACAGCCAGTCCATGATCATCCTGTGATGGGTCGCCTTGAAGAGATCAAGAACTTATTGGATCAG ATAAAACAACTTGACACAGAACTTCCATTTGAACTCGAGGACATTCTTAAAGGAAATAATGGATTGGAACCGGTACTAAAGAATGCTCCAACAACAATCGATTCTTTTTCTATGGAGCCTTCTGTCTTTGCCAAATCACAGGAAGAAGTG TCTCAAAAATCAGTCGAGACAGAAAAATTCCAATCCTTGAAGGATACTGTTCAGAAAGCAAGAAAAGATGAACATCAG AAAGCTTCCATTGGTGTGCAAAGTTTGGAAATGTTAAAAGTTAGAGCTTCTCTTGAGGAAAAATTGAAGCAAAAGGGTTTGTACAGCTCCATTGCTCCAAAGTCTAGTGGGGCCCTAAAACGCTCAAGACCGGTTAATGG ACGGCTCGAAACATATGATGATTTTGTTGACGATACTGCGGATGTTAAGGGGGCAGCTGGCTTGGTTAATGGTTCCAATAAAGTTGCACAGTATCTTAATGCTAATTTGAAGAAACCAAAG GTCATTTCTGGTGATGATGATTTACCCAAAAGAGATGATATTGGAGAAAGACGAAGGAAACACGAGCTCCGGGTTATGGCTGGTGCTGGTGTTCAGAATGAGGATGACAATGGTGGTGACTATGATGATGAAGTTGGCCGTCGTGGATCTGACGATGATACAAACGAAGAGGATGATTTTGATAGTGGTGACTCGGAAAATGAATTTTACAAACAAGTGGAACAACAGCGAAATGCAAAACTTGCTGCAAAAGCTCAGGTTTACTCGAG GAAGTCAGGGGTTGTCCCATCCATGCCAGAGACTATAGAAGGAAAACGCCAAATAACATCTCAG ATGGCAAAGAACAGGGGGTTGACTCGAATCCGCAACAAGGCAAAGAAGAATCCAAGAAAGAATTACAAG CTCAAACACCAAAAGGCTCTCAAGAAGCGGCAGGGACAAGTTCAGAGTATTAGAAAGCCTACAGGTCCTTATGGTGGTGAAGCTACTGGAATTAATCCTTTCGTTAGTCGAAGCATCAGATTCAAGGACTGA
- the LOC107622992 gene encoding something about silencing protein 10 isoform X2, giving the protein MIRQRKYLRAKFGTGEDDMHDDEEEEDEDNKLTWGGKRFAHGAENRNFELQSSDDEDPKEEEKLALQQQKDKAKYYTMEDYGLVDISEGKDDEIMTFEDASDKGKGAVRSPDRDITFTVEDLKALSKEEQMNILHRSAPDLVGWLSELNEAHEQLEAKVNPFLSKAKAGELDMKGVVRYFELKQLLLLSYCQAITFYLLLKSEGQPVHDHPVMGRLEEIKNLLDQIKQLDTELPFELEDILKGNNGLEPVLKNAPTTIDSFSMEPSVFAKSQEEVSQKSVETEKFQSLKDTVQKARKDEHQKASIGVQSLEMLKVRASLEEKLKQKGLYSSIAPKSSGALKRSRPVNGRLETYDDFVDDTADVKGAAGLVNGSNKVAQYLNANLKKPKVISGDDDLPKRDDIGERRRKHELRVMAGAGVQNEDDNGGDYDDEVGRRGSDDDTNEEDDFDSGDSENEFYKQVEQQRNAKLAAKAQVYSRKSGVVPSMPETIEGKRQITSQMAKNRGLTRIRNKAKKNPRKNYKLKHQKALKKRQGQVQSIRKPTGPYGGEATGINPFVSRSIRFKD; this is encoded by the exons A TGATTAGGCAAAGAAAATATTTACGTGCAAAGTTTGGCACGGGTGAGGATGATATGCATGATGatgaagaggaggaggatgaagatAATAAGCTTACTTGGGGAGGAAAGAGGTTTGCTCATGGTGCTGAGAACCGTAATTTTGAG cTACAATCGAGTGATGATGAGGACccaaaagaagaggaaaaattgGCATTACAACAACAGAAGGATAAAGCAAAATATTATACAATGGAGGACTATGGCCTTGTTGATATTAGTGAAGGCAAGGACGATGAGATAATGACTTTCGAG GATGCATCAGACAAAGGAAAGGGGGCAGTAAGGTCACCAGATAGAGATATAACTTTCACTGTTGAGGATCTGAAAGCTTTGTCAAAGGAGGAGCAAATGAATATACTTCATAG GTCCGCTCCAGATTTAGTTGGTTGGTTGTCAGAACTAAATGAGGCACATGAACAGCTTGAAGCAAAAGTTAACCCATTCTTAAGCAAG GCTAAAGCAGGGGAATTGGATATGAAAGGTGTTGTGCGTTACTTTGAGTTGAAGCAGCTTCTTTTGTTGTCATATTGCCAAGCTATAACTTTCTACCTTCTCCTCAAGTCTGAAGGACAGCCAGTCCATGATCATCCTGTGATGGGTCGCCTTGAAGAGATCAAGAACTTATTGGATCAG ATAAAACAACTTGACACAGAACTTCCATTTGAACTCGAGGACATTCTTAAAGGAAATAATGGATTGGAACCGGTACTAAAGAATGCTCCAACAACAATCGATTCTTTTTCTATGGAGCCTTCTGTCTTTGCCAAATCACAGGAAGAAGTG TCTCAAAAATCAGTCGAGACAGAAAAATTCCAATCCTTGAAGGATACTGTTCAGAAAGCAAGAAAAGATGAACATCAG AAAGCTTCCATTGGTGTGCAAAGTTTGGAAATGTTAAAAGTTAGAGCTTCTCTTGAGGAAAAATTGAAGCAAAAGGGTTTGTACAGCTCCATTGCTCCAAAGTCTAGTGGGGCCCTAAAACGCTCAAGACCGGTTAATGG ACGGCTCGAAACATATGATGATTTTGTTGACGATACTGCGGATGTTAAGGGGGCAGCTGGCTTGGTTAATGGTTCCAATAAAGTTGCACAGTATCTTAATGCTAATTTGAAGAAACCAAAG GTCATTTCTGGTGATGATGATTTACCCAAAAGAGATGATATTGGAGAAAGACGAAGGAAACACGAGCTCCGGGTTATGGCTGGTGCTGGTGTTCAGAATGAGGATGACAATGGTGGTGACTATGATGATGAAGTTGGCCGTCGTGGATCTGACGATGATACAAACGAAGAGGATGATTTTGATAGTGGTGACTCGGAAAATGAATTTTACAAACAAGTGGAACAACAGCGAAATGCAAAACTTGCTGCAAAAGCTCAGGTTTACTCGAG GAAGTCAGGGGTTGTCCCATCCATGCCAGAGACTATAGAAGGAAAACGCCAAATAACATCTCAG ATGGCAAAGAACAGGGGGTTGACTCGAATCCGCAACAAGGCAAAGAAGAATCCAAGAAAGAATTACAAG CTCAAACACCAAAAGGCTCTCAAGAAGCGGCAGGGACAAGTTCAGAGTATTAGAAAGCCTACAGGTCCTTATGGTGGTGAAGCTACTGGAATTAATCCTTTCGTTAGTCGAAGCATCAGATTCAAGGACTGA